One Chloroflexota bacterium genomic window carries:
- a CDS encoding YfhO family protein → MNTERHRRRADFLALAAFIVTVVVFYWPELSGQAIFFFGGFDNPLIYYPYRAILSDAIRSGHLPLWTALLGTGFPLAADPESASFSIVAILLSALLPPAMIMNIEHILVVLGSGLGTYAFARSLDRSPVAAFIAAVAFAFGGPVVGRSETLFMAGAFPWLPLLFLGLERTAARKSMRAAIFSGFIMAMLVLAGSPQIAVFSIIGGCLYFSVRAAFEWRNDAGLAPAMRHISRLGVALVIGALLSAIQLLPALEFSRETDRGTGGPTSGAAAISFSLPELITYLEPFSLYLVPTLTRGADVKTYIGIVPLILAILAVWRRRDRHTLSLAVVYLFGLLYALGQLSPVWWLLHGLPALSSFRNPGYFMHIAGLAAAVLAAFGMDELLAATPSSVTARAALKLARLFAVAGVLCWLAAGIGQLALSTPQVRDAALAYGRRYIEGGGRDELSAAHYTERLSLIYDRLVDRVGVATPYYGLPAALMLAGAALVRARVRGDLAANAFALAAAGLVILDGFHFSYFLDAQRSLPVSAFTAAPDSLASLQSDASPFRVISAYSPEERNTLYWRSRATLQQLNVDLLMPNIGAAFGQTSVQGYYGIVLARDIESLLGPTGQSDSERVARLAAQSRVLGAVNVKYLLVPPGIAVPGWSSRYNGRSDIYQNPDYLPRAYLVPTARVMADPTTIIEAMQSPAFSPRREVILEQPAALAGVAMQSGTARIESATAERVTIHAELDGAGYLVLSDRYYPGWRARVDGRDATILRANYYLRAVALTAGAHTVEFTYEPESVRLGMTITGLTAVSIALLGVYDMIGRARRPAPN, encoded by the coding sequence ATGAACACCGAACGCCACCGTCGCCGCGCTGATTTCCTCGCGCTGGCCGCCTTCATTGTGACGGTCGTTGTATTCTACTGGCCCGAGCTTTCGGGGCAGGCGATCTTCTTCTTCGGCGGCTTCGACAACCCGCTGATCTACTACCCGTACCGAGCGATCCTCTCCGACGCCATTCGCAGCGGGCACCTGCCACTCTGGACGGCACTGCTCGGTACCGGCTTCCCGCTGGCAGCCGATCCCGAGTCGGCATCGTTCTCAATCGTAGCGATACTGCTTTCTGCGTTGCTGCCCCCGGCCATGATCATGAACATTGAGCACATCCTGGTCGTGCTCGGCTCGGGTCTCGGCACGTATGCTTTTGCGCGGTCGCTGGACCGCTCACCAGTCGCTGCGTTTATCGCAGCCGTTGCGTTCGCCTTCGGCGGTCCGGTGGTTGGTCGCTCGGAGACGCTGTTCATGGCCGGCGCGTTTCCGTGGTTACCCCTTTTGTTTCTCGGTCTGGAGCGGACGGCCGCGCGCAAATCAATGCGCGCCGCTATCTTCTCGGGCTTTATCATGGCGATGCTCGTGCTGGCCGGTTCGCCACAGATCGCGGTGTTTTCCATCATTGGCGGCTGCCTGTACTTCTCTGTACGCGCCGCTTTCGAGTGGCGCAACGATGCGGGACTCGCGCCGGCCATGCGCCACATAAGCCGCCTCGGCGTTGCACTGGTGATCGGGGCGCTACTATCGGCGATTCAGTTGCTGCCCGCACTGGAGTTTTCCCGCGAAACAGACCGTGGCACCGGCGGCCCCACCAGCGGCGCGGCTGCCATCTCGTTCTCTCTGCCCGAGCTGATCACCTATCTGGAGCCGTTCAGCCTCTACCTTGTCCCCACCCTGACGCGCGGTGCCGACGTAAAAACGTACATTGGCATTGTGCCACTAATACTGGCAATCCTGGCTGTGTGGCGCCGCCGCGACCGGCATACGCTGTCGCTAGCCGTGGTCTATCTGTTCGGCCTGCTCTACGCGCTGGGACAACTCTCACCGGTATGGTGGCTGCTCCACGGCCTGCCCGCGCTGAGCAGCTTCCGCAATCCGGGCTATTTCATGCACATCGCCGGGTTGGCCGCAGCGGTCCTGGCCGCCTTCGGCATGGACGAACTGCTAGCCGCGACACCGTCAAGTGTGACCGCTCGTGCGGCTCTGAAGCTGGCACGGCTATTTGCTGTCGCCGGGGTGCTCTGCTGGCTAGCCGCCGGCATTGGGCAACTCGCGCTGTCCACGCCACAGGTCCGCGATGCCGCGCTCGCATACGGGCGGCGGTACATCGAGGGCGGCGGCCGCGATGAACTGTCCGCGGCGCACTACACAGAACGCCTCAGCCTAATCTACGACCGGCTGGTGGATCGCGTCGGCGTTGCCACGCCATATTACGGCCTTCCCGCAGCGCTCATGCTCGCCGGCGCGGCGCTGGTGCGTGCCCGCGTGCGCGGCGATCTGGCAGCGAACGCTTTTGCGCTGGCGGCCGCCGGATTAGTCATCCTCGATGGCTTTCACTTCTCGTATTTTCTGGACGCGCAACGATCGCTGCCCGTTAGCGCCTTCACGGCGGCTCCCGATTCACTGGCCTCTCTCCAATCCGACGCCTCACCCTTTCGCGTCATCTCGGCGTATTCGCCGGAGGAGCGCAATACGCTGTACTGGCGTTCGCGCGCGACGCTGCAGCAACTGAATGTTGACCTGCTCATGCCCAATATCGGCGCGGCGTTCGGGCAAACCAGCGTGCAGGGCTACTATGGCATCGTGCTGGCGCGCGATATTGAATCACTGCTAGGTCCGACCGGACAATCTGACAGTGAGCGAGTTGCCCGCCTCGCCGCTCAATCTCGTGTGCTCGGCGCTGTCAACGTCAAGTACCTGCTGGTCCCGCCTGGCATTGCAGTGCCCGGCTGGAGCTCACGGTATAATGGGCGTAGCGATATCTACCAGAATCCGGACTATCTACCGCGAGCGTATCTGGTGCCAACCGCCCGCGTCATGGCCGATCCAACAACCATCATTGAAGCGATGCAAAGCCCGGCGTTCAGCCCGCGACGAGAGGTGATCCTTGAGCAACCGGCCGCGCTTGCCGGGGTCGCGATGCAGAGCGGGACGGCGCGTATCGAAAGCGCCACGGCCGAGCGCGTGACGATACATGCCGAACTAGATGGCGCCGGCTATCTGGTGTTGAGTGACCGCTACTATCCCGGCTGGCGCGCACGGGTGGACGGCCGCGACGCGACTATCCTGCGCGCCAACTACTACCTGCGCGCCGTGGCGCTGACCGCCGGCGCTCATACAGTCGAATTCACGTATGAGCCGGAATCGGTCCGGCTTGGCATGACCATCACCGGCCTGACGGCAGTGAGTATTGCACTTCTTGGCGTGTACGACATGATCGGGCGCGCCCGTCGCCCCGCTCCCAATTAA
- the asnB gene encoding asparagine synthase (glutamine-hydrolyzing): MCGICGIWQPDQTVDESLVRAMNGTLTHRGPDGDGLHASGNIGLAMRRLAIIDVAGSDQPIYNEDRSIVLVFNGEIYNYRELRANLLASGHALRTQGDGETIVHLYEEHGVECVTHLNGIFAFALWDVRRQLLLLARDHLGIKPMHYMGLPDGGIVFGSELKALIQHPAMPKSIDPVAVAEYFALRYIPSPRTIYSGVRKLPPAHRLVAHGADVRIERYWDWQAPSGPATGNTHYSEALRPLFEDVVRRQMLADVPLGAFLSGGIDSTIVVGLMAQVSSQPVKTYSVGFEWNEGAYYDETPYARAVAKRYGTDHHEVVLKADALDLWPRLAAHFDEPFADPASIPTFLISQFARKSVRVVLTGEGADELFAGYGWYAWAQRRIPLPFAARLAAWALDGRRGKRSAMARFAPDFETMYFESALCSVFQSDERDALFSRDFRATLNNWRPLREFAGALSKSRQADPQTRMQDLDARIWLEGGPLTKVDRMSMATSIEARVPFLDYRMVELAARMPPGVKLRNGVSKAILRETFADLLPPEILNRPKHAFDVPIGVWLRGGLRQAMSALAEHPAIAQSGYFDPAFVQRVASAHLGGRDHAAQLWALWTWCLWWDSR, translated from the coding sequence ATGTGCGGCATTTGCGGTATCTGGCAGCCAGACCAAACAGTCGACGAATCGCTCGTGCGCGCGATGAACGGTACGCTCACGCACCGCGGCCCGGACGGCGACGGCCTGCACGCATCGGGCAACATCGGCCTCGCCATGCGGCGGCTCGCTATCATCGACGTGGCCGGCAGCGACCAACCCATCTATAACGAAGACCGCTCGATCGTGCTGGTATTTAATGGCGAGATCTACAACTACCGCGAACTGCGCGCCAACCTGCTCGCGAGCGGCCACGCGTTGCGGACGCAGGGCGACGGCGAAACGATCGTGCACCTGTACGAGGAGCACGGCGTCGAATGTGTCACGCACCTGAATGGCATCTTCGCCTTCGCATTGTGGGATGTGCGCCGTCAACTGCTCCTGCTGGCGCGTGACCACCTCGGCATCAAGCCGATGCACTACATGGGACTGCCGGATGGCGGCATCGTCTTCGGATCCGAACTCAAGGCGTTGATCCAGCACCCGGCGATGCCAAAGTCAATCGACCCGGTGGCGGTTGCCGAGTACTTTGCACTGCGCTACATTCCATCGCCGCGAACGATCTACAGTGGCGTACGTAAACTGCCGCCGGCGCACCGGCTTGTCGCTCATGGCGCTGACGTGCGCATCGAGCGCTATTGGGATTGGCAGGCACCGTCCGGGCCGGCGACGGGCAATACGCACTATTCCGAGGCACTCCGACCGCTGTTCGAGGATGTCGTACGCCGGCAGATGCTGGCCGATGTGCCACTGGGCGCGTTCCTCTCGGGCGGCATCGACTCGACCATCGTCGTCGGCCTGATGGCCCAGGTCTCATCACAACCGGTCAAGACGTACTCGGTCGGCTTCGAGTGGAACGAGGGCGCGTATTATGACGAAACGCCCTATGCACGCGCCGTGGCCAAACGGTACGGAACCGATCACCACGAGGTCGTGCTGAAGGCCGACGCGCTCGATCTGTGGCCGCGCCTGGCGGCGCATTTCGACGAGCCATTTGCCGACCCAGCTTCGATACCCACCTTTCTGATCTCCCAGTTCGCCCGCAAATCGGTGCGCGTCGTGCTGACCGGCGAAGGCGCCGACGAGTTGTTCGCCGGATATGGCTGGTACGCCTGGGCGCAGCGTCGCATCCCCCTGCCGTTCGCCGCGCGCCTGGCCGCATGGGCACTCGACGGGCGGCGCGGCAAGCGCAGTGCGATGGCGCGGTTCGCCCCGGATTTCGAGACGATGTATTTCGAGAGCGCGCTCTGTTCGGTTTTCCAGTCGGACGAGCGCGACGCGCTGTTCTCGCGTGACTTTCGCGCCACACTCAACAACTGGCGGCCGTTACGTGAATTCGCCGGTGCGCTGTCCAAGTCGCGGCAGGCCGACCCGCAAACCCGCATGCAGGATCTGGATGCGCGGATCTGGCTGGAGGGCGGTCCGCTGACGAAAGTTGACCGCATGAGCATGGCAACTTCAATCGAAGCGCGGGTGCCTTTCCTCGATTACCGGATGGTGGAACTCGCGGCGCGCATGCCGCCGGGGGTGAAGCTGCGAAACGGCGTGTCGAAAGCGATCCTGCGCGAGACATTCGCCGACCTGCTGCCGCCCGAAATACTGAATCGTCCAAAGCACGCCTTTGATGTGCCGATCGGCGTTTGGCTGCGCGGCGGGCTCCGCCAGGCGATGAGCGCGCTGGCCGAACACCCGGCGATTGCACAGAGCGGCTATTTCGACCCTGCGTTTGTTCAGCGCGTGGCGTCCGCACACCTCGGCGGGCGTGATCACGCCGCGCAACTGTGGGCGTTATGGACATGGTGCCTGTGGTGGGACAGCCGCTAA